Genomic window (Gimesia sp.):
TGTAGTGGAATCGATTCCTGCACGTTGAATTTCTACTGAGAAATCGAAACAGCCATGTCTCACTCTGAAGAACTGTTTGATGTTGTCGATGCCGACGACCGGGTCTTGGAACAACTGCCCCGCTCCGTCGTCCACGCCCGCAAGCTCCTGCATCGTGCCGCGAATATTTTTGTCTTCAATTCCCGCGGAGAACTGCTGCTGCAGTATCGCGCCGCGACCAAAGACGAGTACCCCCTGACCTACACTTCCTCCGCTTCCGGTCATCTGAGTGCCGGCGAGGATTATGCCGAGTCGGCCCGACGTGAGATGCAGGAGGAGATCGGGATTACGACTCCCCTGGAGCGACTGGCGAAATTTCCCGGAACCCCCCAGAATGCTTATGAGCATACGGTTCTGTATCGCACCGTTTCCGATGGCCCCTTCACGTTTGATCCGGTTGAGATTGAACGTGCGGAATTTTTCAGCTTGAACGACATCGAACGAATGCTGGAGGAAAACGCGGAAGGTTTCACGCCTCCTTTCAGGCAACTCTTTCGCTGGTACCGCGCCTGTTACCGGGATTGAGCGTCTGCACGGAAACCTGCGGGAAGTTCAGCGGAGCACATGGCAGGAAACCTTCAACGTGAGGTATGCTTTTCGTGACCAGGGAAGTATTATTCAGGCTGATTCCCTTTCTCCTTGTCTAAATGCGATCAATTATGAGCTCAAAACCAGCCCTCTCTAAGAACACTGTAGTGGGACTCCTTCTGATCTGGGGAACTCCCTTGCTGCTGGCCGGGCTGATCCTGCAGCAGACCGCTGCGTTTCGAAATTCTAAAAGTGCAACCTTTGATGAAACCTACTATCTAAGCACCGCTCTGAAGACGGTTCACCAGGGGTTTCTGGACACACGGATCAGTGGGGAAGGCGTTGCGCCGCTGCCGATCATCTTGGATTACCTGCCGGTCGTCTGGAATGAGGAGGGCAGTCTGCGTGAGAATCCCTGGGAAGGTGAAGTCAGTGATCCTGTATTGATCCGGCGCGCCCGAGGACTCAATTCGATTCTGGTGGGAATACCAACGATGTTGGTGGTGTACTGCTGGCTCTATCGTCGACGCGGTTACCTGGCGGCTTTGCTGGGCGGCGCGCTGGTTACTTTTTCCCCGACGATGGAAGCTCACTTTTCCCTGGCCACGACGGATGCCTGTTTTACACTGATGGCGCTGATTGCACTGGCGACACTGGTCCGTTACTGGAAACAGCCCGGCGCGTGGAATCTGTTCTGGGTTGCTCTGGCGGTTTCTGTAGCCATCTCGGCGAAGTACTCGGGGATTCTGTTGCTGCCTTGTACCTTGTTGATTGTCAGTCTGGTCGCTCTACAGAAATGGACCTCATTTTCCAAAGCGGCGGTCTGGTCTCTGGCGAAACGGGTCACGCTGGTCTTTGGAGTGTTTCTACTCATGTTCGTTCCGCTGACCTGGGCGCTGCATCTGTTCTCATTTACGGGGCCTTTGAAAAATGTTCCTTACGCCGAAACCCCCGATTACTCTCCCTGGGTCAAGATGCTCGGTCGGGGCCCGACGGCTCAGAAGATTATGGAAATCGCACACAATGATATTAAGCGGCCTGCTCCTTTTGCGGGGGTGTTGTTTCAGTTCCAGCATAACGAGGCAGGCCATGATGCCTATCTGATGGGGGAACTCTCCAAGAGTGGCTGGTGGTATTTCTTTCCCCTGGCCTGGCTCTGGAAAAGTACACCCGTGGAACTGCTGCTGACGGTGATCAGCCTGTGTCTGCTTCTCTTTCTGTGGGGCGATTTGAAACGGCTGGTGAGGCCAGTTCCCGCTCCTGTTTCTGAACTTCCTGTTGAGGAAGAGCAACAGACCGATGTCAATGCACCGACGAGCCATGCACCTCTGATCTGGGTGCTGGCTGTGGTCGTATTTATGGGGATGTCTTTGACCAGTCGCTTGAATCTGGGACAACGTTACCTGCTACTCCTCTATCCCCTGCTGTTTCTGTTCAGCATCGATCAGATGTGGCGCTGGTTCGAAGGTCGGCTGGGGCTGCTGATGGCAGTGTCGGTGGCCTTGATCGGTTTTCAGGTGCAGTCGATTGTTTCGGTTCAACCCAATTATCTGTCCTACTTCAATGATGGAATTGGCGGGCCTCAAGCGGGGCACAAATACCTGCTGGATTCAAACCTTGACTGGGGCCAGGACTTGCCTGCGCTCAAGAAGATTATGGACGAACTGCCACTCGAGGATCAGAAGAACTCATTGATTTACTACTTCGGGACCGCTCGACCGGATGTGTTCGGAATTAAAGCAGCCCCGCTTCATGCCAATCTGGATGCTGATCCAGACCAGTGGAAATACATGATTATCTCGGCGAATCATCTGCAGGGACTGTATGCTCACGAGGAGGATCCCTGTGCTGAGTTCCGGAAGCTGGAACCATTCAAGATGGCCAATTATTCGATTTACGTCTTTGATCTGCAGAGTCCGGAAGCAAAGCAGGCTTTGAAGCATTGTCTGAAAATCTATCAGAAATACGAGGACGAGCAGCAGGAAAAATAGTGTGGTTTTCTCTATATGCCTGTTCTGGTGAGATCGATCCTCTCGACTTTTGTTGAGACTATGGTTCCGGCTGCGGTCACCTGTTAGAATAAACGAATCTTAATATGTCGCTGAGACTGTGGTTCGCCTCCTGTTCTAACCAAAGTGGGGACTGCTGTGATAAGACTGCGATTGCCGGGACTGGTTTGCGCTGCGGGCCTGCTCGGATTATTTCTGACGGGCTCGTCCTTTGTATGCGGAGGCGAGATCGAGTTTAACCGTGATGTGCGGCCGATCCTTTCCGATCTCTGCTTTCAGTGTCACGGTCCCGATGCCTCTCAACGCCAGGCTGACCTGCGGCTCGATCAGGAGAGCGGTCTCCTGGGCACCAAGGCTGACCCGGGAGTGGTGGTTCCCGGAAATACGGCTGAGAGTGAATTATTCAAACGACTGCTGACGACCGATCTGGAACTGGTAATGCCTCCGACGTCGTCTGAGAAGCAGATCACTGCAGACCAGATCGATACCATCAAACGCTGGATCGATGCGGGTGCCCGCTGGCAGAAACACTGGGCCTTCATTCCACCCCGACGCCCCGAGATTCCTCAGGTCAGGCAGCAGTCCTGGGTTCGTAATCCCATCGATGCGTTTGTGCTGGCGCGACTGGAAGCAGAGGGGGTGAAACCCTCTCCCGCAGCCGATCGATCGACACTGCTCCGCCGACTGAGTCTGGATCTGACCGGTCTCCCCCCTGCTCTGGCAGAGCAGGATGCGTTTTTTCAGGATGAGTCTCCCGATGCTTACGAACGCCTGGTGGATCGTCTGCTGGCGTCACCCCATTATGGCGAGCGGATGGCGCTGGAGTGGCTCGATGCGGCCCGCTTTGCTGATACCAGCGGTTATCAGACCGATGGGGAACGGCATATGTGGCGCTGGCGGGAATGGGTGATCAATGCTTTCAACAGCAATAAGCCTTTCGATCAGTTTACCATCGAACAACTGGCCGGGGATCTGCTGCCGAACCCTACACTGGATCAGCTGGTTGCCACCGGTTTCAATCGAAATCATCGGGCGAATTCTGAAGGGGGAATCATCTTTGATGAGTATCTGCTGGAATACGCGGTCGACCGGGTTGAGACCACGGGGACGGTCTGGCTGGGACTGACGGTGGGATGTGCCCGCTGTCACGAGCACAAGTACGATCCTGTTTCGCAGAAAGAATTTTACCAGCTGATCGCGTTTTTCAATAACATTCCCGAGCGGGGGCGTGTGATCAAATACGGCAATGCGGCTCCGTTCGTCAAAGCACCGACTGCTGCCCAACAGCAGGAAATGAAAGAATTGAAACAGCAGATCAGCGGACTGGAACGGAAGCTCAAGTCCGCAGAGCCAGAGTTGAAGCGTCTGCAGAACCAGTGGGAGGCGAAGCAGCCCTCAGCCGACCTGGAGCTCAAATACCCACAGCAGCACCTGGCCTACCGGATTGACTTTAACGGTGAGCTGAAGCTGCAGGTCATCGGCAAACAGCAGATGGATTACTATGCGAACCGGACGAATGCTTCAAGTGATGTGGAGAGATACGAG
Coding sequences:
- a CDS encoding NUDIX domain-containing protein; this encodes MSHSEELFDVVDADDRVLEQLPRSVVHARKLLHRAANIFVFNSRGELLLQYRAATKDEYPLTYTSSASGHLSAGEDYAESARREMQEEIGITTPLERLAKFPGTPQNAYEHTVLYRTVSDGPFTFDPVEIERAEFFSLNDIERMLEENAEGFTPPFRQLFRWYRACYRD
- a CDS encoding glycosyltransferase family 39 protein, coding for MSSKPALSKNTVVGLLLIWGTPLLLAGLILQQTAAFRNSKSATFDETYYLSTALKTVHQGFLDTRISGEGVAPLPIILDYLPVVWNEEGSLRENPWEGEVSDPVLIRRARGLNSILVGIPTMLVVYCWLYRRRGYLAALLGGALVTFSPTMEAHFSLATTDACFTLMALIALATLVRYWKQPGAWNLFWVALAVSVAISAKYSGILLLPCTLLIVSLVALQKWTSFSKAAVWSLAKRVTLVFGVFLLMFVPLTWALHLFSFTGPLKNVPYAETPDYSPWVKMLGRGPTAQKIMEIAHNDIKRPAPFAGVLFQFQHNEAGHDAYLMGELSKSGWWYFFPLAWLWKSTPVELLLTVISLCLLLFLWGDLKRLVRPVPAPVSELPVEEEQQTDVNAPTSHAPLIWVLAVVVFMGMSLTSRLNLGQRYLLLLYPLLFLFSIDQMWRWFEGRLGLLMAVSVALIGFQVQSIVSVQPNYLSYFNDGIGGPQAGHKYLLDSNLDWGQDLPALKKIMDELPLEDQKNSLIYYFGTARPDVFGIKAAPLHANLDADPDQWKYMIISANHLQGLYAHEEDPCAEFRKLEPFKMANYSIYVFDLQSPEAKQALKHCLKIYQKYEDEQQEK